The stretch of DNA ATGACCTCGTCGCGCTGGTAGTGGTGGCCGAGCACGAAGACCTCGCTGCCGAGCTTCTCCTTGGCCGCGCGGGCTCGCGCCACCAGGTCCGGGTCGGACGGGGCGGGCAGGTCACCGGGGCACTCGACGCCGCGCTCGCTCTTCGGATCGGCCTCGCGGCCGAGAAGCAGGAGGGCGAGCGGGGTCGGCTGGACGTCGAGGTCCTGGGTCTGGGCGGTGGTCACGACACGCACCCTTTCTACTTTTCGTCGAACTGACGCTATCTATCATAGCTGCTTCACGTCACTTTGACGATCGTCATAGTGTCCATGTGACGTGAATCCCGGCATCCGGGCTGTCCACATCGGCCTGAACCCGCGCTGTCCCTACTGGCCTGAACCCGGCCTGAACCCGGCCCGCCCCCGGCCTGAACCCGGTCGGGGCCCAGCGCCTGTCCGAGTGGGCTCCGCCGGCACCCCGGCGGCCGCCGTCCACAGGCCGCTGTCCGCTTTCCCACCCGTGTGCGAGCATGAGGTGGACGAGCCTGGAGAAGAAGAGAAAAAGCACGCGCCCGGCCCGGAATGATTCCGTGGCCTTGCCGGTTGCACTCGTCGGCAAGCAGTCTCCGTACAACCCGGGAGAGATGTAGATGTCCGTATCGGACGAGACCACCACCGTCACCGACGGCATCATCCTGACCGACGCCGCCGCGTCCAAGGTCAAGGCCCTGCTCGACCAGGAAGGCCGTGACGATCTCGCCCTGCGCGTCGCCGTCCAGCCCGGCGGCTGCTCCGGCCTGCGCTACCAGCTCTTCTTCGACGAGCGTTCCCTCGACGGCGACGTGGAGAAGGACTTCGGCGGGGTCAAGGTCGTCACCGACCGCATGAGCGCCCCCTACCTGGGTGGCGCCACCATCGACTTCGTGGACACGATCGAGAAGCAGGGCTTCACGATCGACAACCCGAACGCGACCGGTTCCTGCGCCTGCGGCGACTCCTTCAGCTGATCCGGGCACGGCAGGACACAGAAGGCGGCGGCCCCTTTGCGGGTCCGCCGCCTTCCTGTTCTTCCTGTGTTCCGCCCGTTCGCCCGCAGGTCCGCGCGGGCGTCAGCGGGCGAGCGAGGGCGACCCCGGCAGCCGTGCCCCCGGCCGCTCCAGGGGGATCTCTTGCCCGTCCGTGCCGACCACCTTCCGGTCGCCGAGTGGCCGGTCCAGGTGCACGGTGCGGTGGTACACCTTGGCGATCAGGATGCAGACCGTGTCCGGCTGCTGGGTCTGGGTCACCGTGACCGTCACCCGGCCGGAGCTCTCCCGCGCCGAAGCCCGGTAGTCGGCGCACACCCCGCCCTCGAAGCGGACGGTGAGCTCCTCGCCCTCGGTGCGGTAGCCGGTCACCTTCACGTCACGCGTGACCGGGGCGCCGTCCGAGCGCCTCGGCTCCGGACTCGACTGCCCGGACGGCGGCGCCGACGAGGTCAGGTACTCGGGGGCGACGGCCGGATACGTCACCGTGGTGCGGGCGCCCTGCCCGGCCGGTGCCTGTACCTCGAACAGCCAGGACGGGACGAGCATCCGCTGCCCCCCGGAGGAGTGCCCGGCCAGACCGAAGACCGCCTTGCCGATCGTGACGGTGTTCTCCGGGGCGGGGGCCTCCGTGGCGAGGGCGGAGCCCGACGTTCCGCACGGCGCCTCCAGACGGTCCTTGTGCGGTACGGGACTGGCGCAGCCGCCGATGCCCATGCGGTGGTCGGCCCGCGGGGCGGTGTTCATCAGGTCCAGCGTCCTGCGCGCGCTCAGCACGGGGTAGGTGTCGCCCTTCACCGGCGCCTTCAGCTGACCGCTGCCGCCGATCACCTCGCCCTGCCGGCCGATGCTCAGGCCGGTCGTCCAGCCGTACGTGGGCAGCCCGCCGACCAGCGGATCGGCGTTGATGACCCGCTGGTCGCCCATGATCTGGGCCGCGTCCACCTTGGCGTCATCCTGTCCCAGGGCCTTGAGCACCGGGGCCGCCGCCTTCAGCGCCGCCGCCGCGCTCACCGGGTGGACGGGCAGGGCCGCCGGGTCGTGCCCGCACAGCGCGCCCTTGCAGTCGTCGGTGCCGGGCGCGTACCGGCTGAACGTCCAGGCCCCCGGCGCGGTCCGCTCGACGCGCAGGACCGGCCCGGAACCGTCCTTCCCGGACCCGACCCGCCACGCCTGGGCGTCGGCCACGGGTGTCCCGTCGACGCCGAGTGCCTCGGCGAGCTTGGCCACCTCGTCCCGGGTGACCTCGCCCCGCGCCCGGTACACCGGCGCGGAGCCGGGCCCGTCGGGCAGTGGCCCGGTGACCCGGTAGGTCGTGCCGTAGGGGTTGGGCTCACCGGGCGCGATGCCGTTCGTACCGCCGTCACCGGCTCCGGCGCCCGGGGCGGAGTACCCGTCGAGGACCAGCGGCCTCGGTGTCCCGTGCCCACCGGGCACCGCCGCCCCGTCCGTACGCCCACCGGGATCCGCGGCGAGCACGATCCCACCGCCACCCACCAGCAACACGGCGGCGGCAACGGAGGCGATCACCACGGGCGACCGCCCCTGGGTCCGCTTCCCGCCGGGCCGGCCGCCATGCTCCGAGTCGCCGGTGACATCCGGCACCTCAGAAGCGTGCGGAGGCTCCGGGGCCTCGGGGATCCGCGGGGTCTCCGGGACTTCGGCCCCCTGCGGGACCTGCGGGACCTGCGGGGGCTTGGGGGCCTCCGGGATGTGCGGCGCCTTGTCCGAGCCCACCGAGCCCACCGACCCCTGCGGGGCTCCCGCGGTAACAGGGACCTGTGGGGCCTCCGAGACCTTCGCGTCATCCGGGCCGCGGCCCTCCGTCGTGCCCTTCGGCACCTGCGTGACCGCGCCCCCGGTCCCGCTCGCCGACTCGGACCCGGCCTTAGTCTCGGCTCCGGCTCCGGCTCCGGCTCCGGCCCAGGGCCCCGCCCCGGCCTCGGCCCCGGACCTGACGTCGGCCCCGGACTTGGCCCCGCGTCCGGCCTCGGCCTCGGGCTGCGACCGGGCTTTGGGTTCGGACCCGGACCTGGCTGCGGGCTCGGCCCCGCGCCCGGACCCGGCCTCGGGCTGCGACTGGGCTTTGCCGGACCTGGCTGCGGGCTCGGCCCCGGCCTGGGATCCGGACCGGACCTTGGGCTCGGGCTCGGCCCGGCCCTCCGGCTCGGACCGGGACCCGGACCCGGCCTCCGGTTGGGCTCCGGCCCCGGGCTCGGACTGGGTCCCGGACCCCGGCCCGGCCTGGGCTTTTGGCCCCGAAGCCTCCGGCTCCGAGGTCTTCCCCCCGTCCGGGGCTTCCTCGGCGGTGCCCGTGGACTCGTCGTCGTGGTCGGGTCGCTCGGTGTTCACCGCATCGCTCCTTCGGCTGCGCAAGCGCTGCTCCCGTGACCCTGACCGGACCCTGACAAAGACGCGGGCCGGTGGGTCGTATCCCGTATCCCCCGGGAGGGGGACAGCGATGGGACGTGACGGGGGAGCGCGCGGTTCCCTTCCGTACGCCGATCGGGTCCCGGTTTCTGCGCCGGTCGGATCCCGGTCCGTACACCGGTCGGGTTCCGGTCCGTACGCCGACCGGGTCCCGGACGGTGGAACGGCGACCCGGCGGGGCCCCGGGGGTTGGACCGGTGGCCCGGTCGTCCCGGAGGTTGGACGGCGGCCCGGTCGTTCCGGACAGTGGAGTGGTGGCCCCGGTCGTTCCGGACGGTGGAGTGGTGCCCCCGGTCGTCCCGGACGGTGGGGACGGTGACCCGGTCGGGTGCCGTCCGGTGGGGGAGTTCCGGGCGCGGTTCCGGACCGGCGAGCGGCGGCGTGGGCGCCGGCCGCGGGAGCGGGTAGCGTGAACTGTCAATCCCCCTGACTCCAGGAGCGTCCACGCCGTGCGCATCGCAGTCACCGGCTCCATCGCCACCGACCACCTCATGACCTTCCCCGGCCGCTTCGCCGACCAGCTCGTCGCGGATCAGCTGCACACGGTCTCGCTCTCCTTCCTGGTCGACCAGCTGGACGTCCGGCGCGGCGGGGTCGGCGCCAACATCGCCTTCGGCATGGGCCAGCTCGGTACCAGGCCGGTCCTGGTGGGCGCCGCCGGACCCGACTTCGGCGAGTACCGGGCCTGGCTGGACCGGCACGGCGTCGACACCTCCTCGGTCCGAATCTCCGAGACCCTGCACACCGCCCGGTTCGTGTGCACCACCGACGCCGACCACAACCAGATCGGCTCCTTCTACACGGGCGCGATGAGCGAGGCCCGCCTCATCGAACTCAAGACCGTCGCCGACCGCGTCGGCGGTCTCGACCTGGTCCTGATCGGGGCGGACGACCCGGAGGCGATGCTCCGGCACACCGAGGAGTGCCGTTCGCGGGCCATCCCGTTCGCCGCCGACTTCTCCCAGCAGATCGCCCGGATGAACGGCGACGAGATCCGGATACTGCTGGACGGGGCGACGTACCTCTTCTCCAACGAGTACGAGAAGGGCCTCATCGAGTCCAAGACCGGCTGGGACGACGCCGAGATCCTCTCCCGGGTCGGCCACCGCGTCACCACCCTCGGCTCGCGCGGCGTGCGCATCGAGCGGGCCGGCGCGGACCCGGTCGAGGTCGGCTGCCCGGACGAG from Streptomyces sp. 6-11-2 encodes:
- a CDS encoding iron-sulfur cluster assembly accessory protein, with translation MSVSDETTTVTDGIILTDAAASKVKALLDQEGRDDLALRVAVQPGGCSGLRYQLFFDERSLDGDVEKDFGGVKVVTDRMSAPYLGGATIDFVDTIEKQGFTIDNPNATGSCACGDSFS
- a CDS encoding carbohydrate kinase family protein, whose product is MRIAVTGSIATDHLMTFPGRFADQLVADQLHTVSLSFLVDQLDVRRGGVGANIAFGMGQLGTRPVLVGAAGPDFGEYRAWLDRHGVDTSSVRISETLHTARFVCTTDADHNQIGSFYTGAMSEARLIELKTVADRVGGLDLVLIGADDPEAMLRHTEECRSRAIPFAADFSQQIARMNGDEIRILLDGATYLFSNEYEKGLIESKTGWDDAEILSRVGHRVTTLGSRGVRIERAGADPVEVGCPDEERKADPTGVGDAFRAGFLSGLAWGVSLERAAQVGCMLATLVIETVGTQEYQLRRAHFMERFTKAYGDDAAREVRAHLA